From the genome of Fusarium fujikuroi IMI 58289 draft genome, chromosome FFUJ_chr06:
GAAGGCGTGGGGTTGAATCTGTGAGACGTTATCTCGAAAAGGCAAGTCGTCGCACGACCATGGTTGCATTGAGTTGGAGGTGCGGAATATCCAAGTTTGCGAGCTCATGTTGACTCCGTATGCCCGAATATTGCTTGCTCTTCGTGGGGGCAGGAGACCATTTTGTTACATCATGACAgcaatcatcatctcaagcaCTTCCCTCAACACCTCGTCAGCATCAAAACCTCTATGGCAAAAAGCATCTGTTACAAAATACTCGAAGGCACTAcacttacttttcttttgcAATCACTATGTCTACCCTTGATCCTCGTTTGTTCTACGAGCAAGTACTCGTCGAGAATGGAATCACTCATGCCTTTGGCGTCCCTGACTCCTGTTTGAAGGGATTCCTAGCATATCTCTATGCGACCAAAAAAGCGCCAGAGCAAATCGTCACAGGCAGTGaaggtgctgctgctgcgctgGCTGCAGGTTACTATCTGTCAACCCAGAGTCTCGCCGTTGCATACATGCAGAACTCGGGTCTCGCAAATGCTTTGAACCCTCTGCAGTCCCTGGCTGCCAAAGAAGTGTTCGGAATTCCAATGCTTCTCATGGTGGGCTGGCGTGGACGACCAGGAGAACATGATGAGCCAGAGCATCTCTTGGCCGGCCCTCGCACCTTGGAGACTCTGGAGTCGCAGGGGTTCCCTTATGAAATCTTACCAGAGACTCTCGCAGAAACCAAGGCTGCAGTCGAAAGACTCGTCAAAGCCGCCAAGGAGGGTAACACTCCCACTGCCCTTGTCATCCCCAACCACAGATTCGCTGCATACAAGCCTGAGCATGAAGCAAGCAATGGTGTTTGGCATCCATCTGTTACAAACTTGGCCAAACATACAGTCAGGCCTGAAGATTGGCGCTCTTCTGAGGGTCAACCTCCTCTGTCAAGGGAACACTCCATTAGAATCATCCTCAAAAGGCTTTACCCGGAAGATGTCACCGTGTCTTCGGTTGGAGGGAACTCTCGTGAGATATACATGATTCGAAAGGAGAACAACGAGGACCTATCTCGGGCATTCTTATCCATTGGGGCCATGGGGCATACATACCCTCTCGCCTATGGCGTGCAGATCGGTCATCACAAAGGCCGCGTCGTCTGTGTTGAAGGAGACGGTTCCTTCTTGATGCACGTAGGCAATGTGGCCGTTCTGGCTGCCCAAGCATCGGACAAGTTGATTCATGTTGTGATTCACAACGGCATACACTGCTCAACTGGAAACCAGCCTGTCCCGGTTAGCACCAACAACCTTCTTTCGCTATGCGGAAGCTTGCCTTATAAGCAGAAGTTCTTTGTAGATAGTGCTGAAGGCCTTATACAAGCTTTTGAGTGGGCTGAAAAGACGGCTCTGATTGTTGTTGTCGTCAATCAGGACGTCTCGAAGGACTTGCCTCGTCCCTCGGAGCACCCATTCGAATTACGAGATGCTTTTATCTCCCATTTTGCCAAATAGGATGAAGTTTCGTTGGCATATcaatttatttattactaaattaacTTGATGGAATCAACAACTCTTGTAAATTTGGTTTATAACCTTATGGTTATTTTGGAATTAACAGCTCACTGGAGCTTATTTTGCTGCTGTAAAAATCTCAAGATACTTATATCCCACTACAATCTGCTTTGCGCAGGataatcttgagcttgttctctATCTACATTATCTAATGTACAGACAACTCTACAACATGGCCCTTTATACCCCGCACTGGTACAGTATAACTAGTAAGCACTGATCGACAAGCAAACAGCACTAGTAAGCAGTAATTTTGTTTAAATACAGGCTTTCGTAGTGGGGGGTTCCGCCCCGCGCCATTTATCTGTTGGCAGTACTGAGTGGAATACGGTTAAGACAGGACCCATCTGCTGGCCAACCCCTCTCTTAAAAGGCCACAAAACTCGACCTCGAGCATAGCATTCGACTTCTAACCTTCAATTATACAATTGTTTGTGACATTTCTAATATACTTTATCGACATACTTCCAATTGACCGCCCTCAATTCTCATCATGCCTCAAACGCAAAAGGCTCGTGTACCAGTCATTTTCGGTGCCATGACGTTTGGGAGAGAAGGTAGAGTAGCATTTTTATCAAGCGAAGATTCTTGCTAATGTCAGTAGGCGTTGAGCAAGCACGTATCCATGATCTCAAGGAAGCTGGTGCCATGCTGGATCTTTTTCAAGAACATGGCGGTACGGCTATTGACACAGCACGCGTGTATGCTCAAGGCTCCTCTGAGGAGTACCTTGGGCAGCTGGATTGGCAAACTCGAGGTTTCCGAGTTGACACCAAGCTATATCCTAACATTCACGATGGGACTGGCAAAATCACTCATTCTGCCGATGATCTTCGGAAGCACCTAGATGAGTCTCTCAAGGCCCTCAAGACAGACAAGATAGATCTCTGGTATCTCCATGGACCAGACCGCGACACGCCATTCGAAGAGACTCTGAGAGCCTGTAATGAGTTGCACAAAGAAGGGAAGTTCAACAGGCTCGGGGTGAGTAACTACATGGCTTGGGAGGTTGCCTATATGAGCGAGTTGTGCATTCGTGAGGGATGGATTCGACCTACCGTTTATCAAGGAGTATACAATGCCATCCATCGAACAGTTGAAATGGAGTTGTTTCCTTGTCTCAGACACTACGGGATCACATTCTATGCCTTCAGTCCTCTGGCTGGAAGCCAGCTAACTGGGCGGTACAAGCGGGACACTCAGGATACAGACATTGAATCCATGTCTCGCTTCGATCCAAACACTTTTCAAGGTCGCAAGTACAGAAGGCGATTCTGGAACGACGTCATCTTTGACGCGGTTGAGCTTATTAGGGATGAAGCCGGAAAGCATGGGCTCACAGAGATGGATTGTGCTTTCCGCTGGATTGAGCATCACTCACAGCTTGATCCTGAGCGAGGCGATGCGGTCATTATTGGAGCCAGCAGTAAGAAGCAGCTGGAGCAAAACTTGGATCTTCTGGAGAAAGGACCTTTGCCCAAGGAAATCGTGGATGTTCTGGACAAAGCGTGGCTGATTACCAAGGGCAGCGTCAACAATTATTGGCATTAGTTGGCTATTAGGTTGAAATGAATTTTACTATTAGCAGTCTCATCGTTACCTATGATTTCCGATTGACTCTATTGATATTGGTAAATTGACCTAGTTaacatctcatcaacatcaaaacCCAATCTCTTTCAGACGCCCTGCTGCATTGCGTCGTTTTCCATCCTGAAATGGTGCCATCCTGGCGCGGGGACGTAATGACCTCCGGTTTTCGGATCTCATTGCGAGCCTGAAAGATTGAGAAATCCGATTGGTGGTTGCTTTTTGTTTGCTTGCAAGTGTGTGTGCGCAAAGAGATAACGGCGCATGCTTATCGCTGTTGGTTGCACTCCATCTCGGATGTATCGGCATCAATGAGCAGGTTACCTTGCAGTGAGAACCATGGCAAACAAGTTTGATGAATCAGAAGAATCAGATCATGCGATCTACATGCCCATCCAACTGCTTTCGGTAATTCGTCACGAGTGTTTGGGCCATTACATGCTGCCCACTGCCTTTGGCAATGCTTTTTACTTGAGTCACCTGATTACTTAGCTTTCCCCCTCGGTGCACTCACATAGCTCATTACTCCAATGCCCGGCGTTCGAGACGATCAGCAGCTCAATTTTAATACACTTTCGCATTTACAAGGTAGCTTCAATCATGACGGACTGGAAAGACGCTGAATACACTCTTTACTCGTCCCCCTTCTCTCTCTACTCAATGATGGCCCGTCACACCATCCAGCTTGGCCCAACGACGCATGGtgcaacaccaccaaaaagCATCACCCTACACTTCATCAACCACAAGGCCCATGAGAATCTCGACGAAGATTACTTGATCAACGTCAACCCAAGAGGTCAAGTTCCCGCGATGAAGggcaatctcctcaaagaaACTCTGACTGAGAGTCGTGCCatctctcttcatctcgcaGAGAAGCACTACCCTGCCATGCTGGGGGACAAATATGAAAACTTCGTCAGAGATCTCTTTGAAAGACTACATGCTGTCTACGGACTAACAATCAGTAACCCGAAACCAACTGCGGAAATGACTCAGCGTAATCCGTCGCCAGTTGAAGAGATGCTCCAGAGGACTGATATTAGCCCGCAGTATCGCGCCGCTCTAGAAGCCAAACTTGCCTTGTAAGTTATATGTCATATTCTATAACAACATTAGACTTACAGAACTCTTTAGTCACGACCAGCATAACGCGATTGCTTTCCAACCTGATGTTGTAGCTAAGCATCGCGCAGATCTCAAGACTATATTTGAACAGGTCGTGGAGCACCGTAAAAGCAGTGGCTCTTACGAGGACCATGATCAATGGACGTTTGGGTCAGATATTGGACCGACTATACTGGATAGCCATCTGCTCCCTTTTACCTTGCGATGTCTGGAGGTAGGCAGTGATGATCTTGTACCTTTGGAGCTGCAAGATTGGGCCAAAGCGAAGGAGAAGAGCCCTTCATGGCAGAAGGTCATGCATGGAAAGCCGACTACTTATCATCCTTCAATGGGCCCTGTTGCAGAGATGTCTGAGATGATGACTCTTTGATGGCGTAGTTGTGGTGCCgctaatttctttaaaatcaATATTTCAACATGTCCCACCTAAAGGCTCTCTATTCCGTTGTTTCCCTATCAGGTCTAGAAAAAGACATAATCTATAAAGGCGAGGGTACACCTTTCTGGGACGCATGGCTTTAATCGACGGCCCAGGTCTTCTAATCAGACTAGTTTCACCATACACCAATACCAACACGTTTTATCTCTTTCCGACTACCTATTGCGTATCATCGTAGAAGAACAAGTCTAGCGCAGAAGTGTCTATCATGAACAAATCATCCAACAGGGGATCTTGAGTAGATCCTAGAAAGCCCGTGCTTGGATAGAAATCGGTAGTTGCGGGCTGTGAATTGGAAATCAGATCAGCCAAGGCAGCATTTGGTAGTGTTTGAGCTTGCTGGTTAGTCCACGGAGGCAAATTCTCGCTTAGATGCTCATACGATGATGGACCACCCTGTGGATTTGGCTGAAGATCAGGTGGTGGTCGACGATGTTGCCCAGGTGTTGTAACGTGTTGCAGTCTCGTAGACGCCTTTTcaactctctcttctctgaCCTTGGAGGCCCTTTGCTCAAGAACCTGCATCAGCCCTTTCGCATAAGTCCAATACTTGACTAACTCGCGTAAGGTTGCAAGAAATGTGTCAAGTATATGCCGCGATTTGGCAGCCAGGAGCGGCTTGCTGGTGCTGATCTGGTTCAGAATGTAGATGGTTGCTGTAAACAGCACATGATTGCTGTATAGCCATAAGGAAGAGATCATCCTTTTGCTCAGTAGGACTTCAAAAACAGACGCAATTGCTACTGTTGATTCCCTGCAAAGGATGGCGTTATCTTGTGTTTCGGGAGATTGATCCCTGATGGCGGGCTTTGGTGCTGGGCGGTGGATCAGCAGAACGAAGTTATGATGGGTTAGGTGAAACAAAGATTGCCAGATATCAAGGTCGGAAAGTTTAAGTTGCAGCCTTGGTGGAAGCTCGAGCATGAGATTCCCAAGAGATTCATCTGCTCTCTTGATAGCCTCAGTTCGTGCCTCTATGGAAGATCGCGGTGACCAGCCATCTCTTATTGTTTGTGAGATGATCTTACAAAGCTTGGTATGATAGGTGATAAACTCAAACTCCGCCCCAGGAATCCCTTCGAGGTCAGCAGGCTTCAAATCAGTAACATCCGAGTCCCATAGGTTTCTGACATGGTTAGTGGGCATATTTCAAATTAGAGTTATAGGATGAACCCACATAGCTTGAGGCCGACCAGCTGAGGTTGCTGAGATTGTGTCAAACTGGAAGAGAACCCACCAGATTCGGACATACTTCCGCTTGTAGACCGGTAGATTCGTTGAGTGGCTGGCGTCGCGGTGAAGTCCCATGGCCATTGCCGTCCTTATAGCAATTCCAATCCAATGCCAAGCATTGGCATCAGAATACCAGGTCAACAACAGCGGCACCTGAACATAAATAAGTCTATCATGCCATGAATCACTCAAGACCAGATATTTGGCTCTTTGGAAAAAGGCAGGAAGTAGAGCAAGCATACTTTCATCTTGGGATGCCAGCGTGTGTGCTCCAACGAGTAGAATAGCGTTGAGAAGCGTCAAGCAGAGGGGATTCATGCGATCCTGCTCTTGGTATTGGGTCATGAACAGCTCCTCATCCACAATTGGCCACCCACAGTTGACGAGGTCAAAATAGGCTTTGATCAGTCTCATTTCAAGAGCTTTGCTGGGTCGTTTAAGGATCTCTTCTGGAATATTATGTGCTTCGTACCAATTCTCAGAAGAGTCTAACTGACCGTTGCCAAAGTGAAAGACCTTATCAAGTCCAGTCTCAGAGGTGCTCTGTGGCACAAGGTAATGGCAGTTAGAGAGCTCGGATCCAATGAAATGACAACGAGTCCGATGGCCGAGCTCGACCTGGCTAAGCTCGACCTCTGTTTTGTCATTGCGGTTCAAGAGGTGGGACCCCAGATCTTGCTCGCCATCCTCTCTTGCAGTGGAAGCTGGCTCAGTGACTATAGGTGACAGGGCTGCTGGTGAGTTTGTAGCTTCTCGAGGACGGAGTGGAGCAAGAATGGCTGGCCGGTTCAAGGATTGTCTTGCGTCCTTTTTGTTAGGACACATGCGACACCCCGATCGGCCATGAGTGTTGCAGTTCGTACAAGGAATGCCTTTGTCGACAATGTCGCAGCGGATCTTTCGCTGGCGGCAGTTGATGCAAGCTCGTCCTTGGAGTACTGGTCAGCAATTGAGCAAAGGGAGGTGACCCAATACAGGGTAACTCACTCGTAGGTCCATCTGCGCGAGGCAATTGTGACCTCTTGGTCGCTATGTTATGCGACCGGGGGCGATCGCAGGACATTTCTGTTACAGCTAAAAGAAGTTGCTGCAGAGAAATTTTCAATTACTAAGAATGTGAAAACCTCTAGTAGTCGGACACGAATTGCCATGGGATTGTGCAAGAATGAGAAAAAGTCATTCACTTGCCCAGTCTCGTTTAGTGGCCGTCATCAGCAATCTGACCATACGTGGCGTATCAGTGGCGTATCGATGGCGCATTAGGCAATGTGGCTGGTTCCAACTTCGATAGCTCAACTCGATACTGGTTAGAGATATTCAAGATTGGAAAAGAGGTTTCCAATTGAGTCTCCGGCTGTAAAATGATAGAACCAGGTTTGTAATAATGCGATTGGGTGCTATTTGTCATCTTTACATCGACTTTTTGATTGTTCATCTTGAGTCTCGGCATGATCAGCCAATCAAGCTCGAAAGAGACTCCGGACTCCGGGGAAATGGACCAATCACGGCGACACTCGGCCCAAGACGTCAGAGCGGCCCAACAAAGCTTCTCGGTCTGCGGCACGAGAGCCAATCAGAAAGTCTGCTTCAGCCCAGAAACACCTGGATATTATCATGAAGAGCGCCGTCTCGCCGTTTGCTTATCAGCGTACGGTACATAGGCAGTCTTCAGCctgttatatatagagtgAAGAGGAGTCACTCCATAGCAACGAATTGGTATTTGCATTCAACAACGAAGAGACGTGAAACTCAAGTTTTATTACCATCAGCATGCCTTCGCGATATTTATTTCCAGCACGCGCTAACCATGATCTTACCCTTGAGATTACCATTGATGGCCATTATGAGTCCAAAGTTTATACGTTCGGTTCCACAGTCTCTGGCTTGGTCACAATAACAGCCCATCACCAACTGCCTTTCCAGTCTCTCCAGATTGATCTAAGAGGCATTACCTCGACCTGCGGCCACGCATTTCAGTACGGCACACCTTTCAAGACCCACGTTTTTATGCAATTGCAAATGCCAATTCCTACATCAGCTCTACCTGTCAACCAGTCCTTTGAGCAAGGACAGTTATACCACGTTCCTTTTCGATTCGTGATTCCCCAGCAACTCTCATCCGCTGCATGCAACCACCAGAATAAAGCAGTCAGGGAGCGACACCTACGGCCACCGCCAAGCATGGGTGCTTGGGATCGTGATGACCTTGCAGGTGGTTCTGCAAACGTCGATTACATGATCAGAGCACGTCTTTTGTTGAGCAAGAACAAACGGGGAGAAGAACAGTATCTAGATCAGAGTCGTTCTTTCAAGGTGATTCCAGCCCTTCCTAAGCAACCACCGCTTCATGTCAGTCCTGAAAACCCAGAGTACTGCTTATCCAAGAGTAAGACGATCAGGAAAGGTGTCGTTGGCACAAAGATGGGGCTTGTGCGCGTTTCGGCTACTCAGCCAGAACCTATTCTACTCTGTTTAGACGGACTCAACTCTCCCATGTCCCGTATACCTATCGATCTAGAATACATTCCTATGTCAAGCAGCGCACCACTACCGGAGATAAGGGTCAAGTCGGCCACCATCGAAACTTTTACAAACTTTTGGCTTGGTATAGACGGCTACTTACCAGATCACCATCAAAAGCCATCAAATTCCGTTGCTCCAACAGCACCATGGTTAACCTCGCATGCCCTTGTCCTCACTGGGAAAGAAATGGCAAGGTGGCAGAAAGACAGCCAACACGTCTCTGAGAAGGAATCAGAGAAGAGGTTCTCAGAGCCTTTGGATGTTATCCAAGACTGTGCAGAACCTCACTTCACAGCACGCTCACCTTCATGTGCCTCCCATCGGGACTTTGGCTCATCTAAGTCTAATTCCTACAGAGCTTTCATTCTACAATCATTTGGGCTCCCTACCGAGAAGTCTCTGTTCCTCCCTACCTTTTACTCCTGTCTGATCAGTCGGACCTACCGGATTAGAGTCAGTCTAGCTATAGGCGCTTATGGCAACACGATTTCCCTCATGGTACCGCTACAGGTGGCGGTTAATGGACTTGACGATACTCAAAATCATGGTCACTTGAGCTCTGTGAGTGTaataatctctctttaattcgGTATAAAAGTTCTAACATGACAAGATTACTCTCAATAGTGAATACGAACAAATAGGGGAAGTTCTTCCCCCATATAGTCGTTTGAGATAAGAATACAATCTCAGCTCTCTTGATTTAGTACAAGATAATTTAGTCTGTCTTTCCATAACATTGCAGCGCGGAGCTACCTTGATAAATAAACAACTGTCCTCCAACTTTGAAGAATAAACAGTGCATTGATCCCCATGTTGACTCAATACACTGATTGCGGTTTGTCATCAGAGATAAACAATTAATGCTTCAGAAGCCTTGAGAGTCACTTCTAATTTTCCCTTCTTGACTGAAAACTTTTCACTATTTTGCTTTCCGCTCAACTTGCAGTTCTTGTTTGAGAAGGATTGACCTGCATAAATTGTTAAGTGAAGTTTTCCATGATGGATAGGTTACTGAGACATACCTCCGATGCTAGGCTGGGGAGATGACTTGGTCTGTATGATAGGTACAGTTGTTTCACTGCTTGGTCCGGTCATGCGGAGGGCCTGGACCAAATTGGTTCTCAGCCCACTAAGAGTGAACTTGGTTTCAGAGCGCTTGCCACTGCCAGAGTAGTAGTCTGTGTTAATCATAACGGCCTTGAATGCTTTTCCGTTCTTGTAAATGATGTATTGAGCATAGGGGTCAGTGCCATTGTCGCTGGCAACGATGGAATCTCCTCCGGCTACAGCGAGAGCACCGAAGTAGGCACCATAGAATGGGGCATTTACATGATCACTCCACCaccagttgaagaaggcttgaAAATTAGTCCGAAGTGTTTGAGCATCTGGAACATTTATTGAACTTACCCTGGTTGATTGTGCCTTGGTGATAGAACAGTCGCTGAATACCAAGAGTCAAGGCGCGAAGGGTCTTGTCAGTTGTCTGAATGGCCGATCCAAAAGTGGAATCCATTTCATAATCGAGCCCATGGAATCCGGTTTCACCTGAGTGGTATATAAGTAGATGCTGGGATATACAAGGAGTATGCCAAGCCTTACCTAGGATGTACGATCTTCCGACAGACTTTGCACCTGAGATGGGCAGCAGGCTCAGATCCTGGACAACTCTCTGATGTTTCATCTCAGGACCCAAGTCCTCGGCGGAAGCGTTAGAAAACGCGTACAAGTGGCCATTGTACACTTTGGTAGCATCTTTGACTGTCTTGTTGTAGCTGGTTTCGATGAGATAGGGCAGATTAGGCCAATTGGGTTCGATTTCAAAGGGAATGGCATATCCACCTCCAGCTAGGATGGGAAGAGGGCTTTTCCAATGGTTGATAAAATCTTGCGCCCAGTCAGCTGCATTTCCACCCTCCTGAGTCTCGTTCCAGGGAGCT
Proteins encoded in this window:
- a CDS encoding related to potassium channel beta subunit protein — protein: MPQTQKARVPVIFGAMTFGREGVEQARIHDLKEAGAMLDLFQEHGGTAIDTARVYAQGSSEEYLGQLDWQTRGFRVDTKLYPNIHDGTGKITHSADDLRKHLDESLKALKTDKIDLWYLHGPDRDTPFEETLRACNELHKEGKFNRLGVSNYMAWEVAYMSELCIREGWIRPTVYQGVYNAIHRTVEMELFPCLRHYGITFYAFSPLAGSQLTGRYKRDTQDTDIESMSRFDPNTFQGRKYRRRFWNDVIFDAVELIRDEAGKHGLTEMDCAFRWIEHHSQLDPERGDAVIIGASSKKQLEQNLDLLEKGPLPKEIVDVLDKAWLITKGSVNNYWH
- a CDS encoding related to cutinase transcription factor 1 beta; its protein translation is MSCDRPRSHNIATKRSQLPRADGPTRRACINCRQRKIRCDIVDKGIPCTNCNTHGRSGCRMCPNKKDARQSLNRPAILAPLRPREATNSPAALSPIVTEPASTAREDGEQDLGSHLLNRNDKTEVELSQVELGHRTRCHFIGSELSNCHYLVPQSTSETGLDKVFHFGNGQLDSSENWYEAHNIPEEILKRPSKALEMRLIKAYFDLVNCGWPIVDEELFMTQYQEQDRMNPLCLTLLNAILLVGAHTLASQDESMLALLPAFFQRAKYLVLSDSWHDRLIYVQVPLLLTWYSDANAWHWIGIAIRTAMAMGLHRDASHSTNLPVYKRKYVRIWWVLFQFDTISATSAGRPQAINLWDSDVTDLKPADLEGIPGAEFEFITYHTKLCKIISQTIRDGWSPRSSIEARTEAIKRADESLGNLMLELPPRLQLKLSDLDIWQSLFHLTHHNFVLLIHRPAPKPAIRDQSPETQDNAILCRESTVAIASVFEVLLSKRMISSLWLYSNHVLFTATIYILNQISTSKPLLAAKSRHILDTFLATLRELVKYWTYAKGLMQVLEQRASKVREERVEKASTRLQHVTTPGQHRRPPPDLQPNPQGGPSSYEHLSENLPPWTNQQAQTLPNAALADLISNSQPATTDFYPSTGFLGSTQDPLLDDLFMIDTSALDLFFYDDTQ